CATCGCGCCCTGGAGCCGCGCCTGCACCGCCGGCATGGACGGCGCGGGACGGAAGCCCTTGAAGAAGTTGTCCCCCATGAGCGGCCCGGCGCCCGCGGCCAGCGCCACCGCGTGGAAGCGCTCGCCGCTGCCCTGCGCGCGGACCACCAGGGGGCCCGCGTTGCGCACCGCCGTGGGCGCGTCCGGCGCCGGAGCCTGACGCTCCACGCGCTCCACGTGACGGTCCACGAACCGGGCGCCCTGCGCGCTGGCCGCCGTGGACAGCACGTGGCGCACCATGTCCAGGCCGCCTTCACCCTTGGGCCAGCCGTCCACGACCCAGAGGCCGCCCGCGGCGCACGGCAAGAGCTCGCGCTCGCCCTCGCCCTGGGAAATCACCTCCACGCCGCGCAGCTCGTGCGCGCGCCACTCCGGCGGAATCCGGCAGCCCAGCGCGGCCAGCCGCGAGCGGCACTCCGGCGTGAGCAGGGCAGGGGGCGCGGTGCGCTCCTCGGTGCCCCCCGCGTAGACGCGCACGTCCAGGGCCACGCCCCGCGCGCGGCCGTTGAAGAGCAGCGACGCCGCGAGCCCCGCACCGGCGATGCCGCCGCCGACGATCGCCACCCTCGAACCACTCGTAAGCTTGCTGGTCCCGCTCATCGCGCGCCCTCGTTCCCTTCCCGCCGTCAGTGCCGCTGCGCCGCGGGGGCGTGGACCGACTGGCCGTACACCACCACCCGGTCACGTCCCTCCCGCTTGGCCTCGTAGAGCGCGGCGTCCGCCGCCTTCAGCAAGGCCTCCGTGCTCTCACGCGGGGAGTCGGCCGTGTGGTCCGCCACGCCCACGCTGATGCTCAACCCGAAGGGCGCCGGGCGCCCGTCACCGCGCTGCACGTTCACGCCGCGCAGCTCCGAGCGCAGGCGCTCCGCGAACACCGCGGCCTCCATGGACGTCTGGTGCGGCAAGAGCACGACGAACTCGTCACCGCCGAAGCGCGCCGCGAAGTCGGACTCGCGCAGGTTGCCCTGCATCAGCGTGGCCAGGGCCAGGATGGCGCGGTTGCCCACGTCGTGGCCCATGCCGTCGTTGATGGCCTTCAGGTGGTCCAGGTCGATGACCACCACGCTCAGCGCGTAGCCGTAGCGCAGGGCGCGCTTGAACTCGTCCTCCAGCCGCACCGACAGCGCCCGGAAGTTCGCCAGGCCGGTGAGCGCGTCCGTCTGCGCCAGCACCTGGAGCTTGCGCTGCTGCTCGCTCTGGCGCACCGCGCGGTCGATGCGGGCGAGCAGCTCGCGCGAGCTCGCCGGCTTGTGGATGAAGTCCACGGCGCCCATCTCCAGGCATCGCTCCAGGGTCGCCTCGTCC
This genomic stretch from Corallococcus macrosporus harbors:
- a CDS encoding diguanylate cyclase, translated to MERHGRSSERALLLIIEDDTAVREGLMDLLAPRFDVLAAPDADAGVELAREHRPDLVLLDRFLPSGDGLAVLETLQNDVRTETVPVIFLTGDADEATLERCLEMGAVDFIHKPASSRELLARIDRAVRQSEQQRKLQVLAQTDALTGLANFRALSVRLEDEFKRALRYGYALSVVVIDLDHLKAINDGMGHDVGNRAILALATLMQGNLRESDFAARFGGDEFVVLLPHQTSMEAAVFAERLRSELRGVNVQRGDGRPAPFGLSISVGVADHTADSPRESTEALLKAADAALYEAKREGRDRVVVYGQSVHAPAAQRH